A window from Calliopsis andreniformis isolate RMS-2024a chromosome 7, iyCalAndr_principal, whole genome shotgun sequence encodes these proteins:
- the B-gluc1 gene encoding beta-1,3-glucan recognition protein 1: MKALTKWFFFISLFSVVPDNYGQVRKFAPSTPTVEPLYPKGLRMSIPHQDGITLVAYHVKFNEDFRRLEAGTIAVDIIKTTNGHWTYEDDTTELVKGDVIYYWVHVVYKGLGYNLLDKHHVVNVFYNRDGTPVNGGSTTSRTDTCIPSETNVIEIDTTGVQSTRRNLCSGQLIFEENFNSLNQSRWTVIERFSDAPSYEFNVYMNDPDIVNVKDGNLHIKPILTSNKYGREFVMSGSLVLNGCTEKFRPKICEQSAFGSYILPPVISGSINTKKSFAFLYGRVQVRAKFPRGDWIYPIITLESMQTSTENKMVFRKILIGYSNGNPTLTTSNEEDISGHVLSAGTHEIDASQNPDIHNHFPRTTSTSLWSDDYHLYEVQWKNGQISVIVDGVTYGLQNVLEHFDTPVYINVGVAVGGHTSFPNLCRSGSYEKPWRNAAVKALYNFYQAQSNWLETWQRSDIGLHIDYIKVWAL, translated from the exons ATGAAGGCTCTAACAAAGTGGTTTTTCTTTATTTCACTGTTCAGTGTGGTCCCGGACAACTATGGACAAGTTCGTAAATTTGCTCCTTCGACTCCCACCGTGGAGCCTCTCTATCCTAAAGGATTACGGATGTCCATACCAC ATCAAGATGGGATCACCTTGGTCGCATATCACGTGAAATTTAATGAAGACTTCAGACGCCTCGAAGCAGGAACTATCGCTGTAGATATCATAAAAACAACCAACGGACATTGGACATATGAAGATGACACCACTGAACTCGTTAAAGGCGACGTGATTTATTATTGGGTTCATGTCGTGTACAAGGGTCTCGGTTACAATTTACTTGACAAACATCACGTAGTCAATG TCTTTTATAACCGTGACGGAACTCCTGTGAATGGAGGCAGTACCACTTCTCGAACTGATACCTGTATACCTTCAGAAACGAATGTAATCGAAATCGACACAACGGGCGTCCAATCCACACGACGCAACCTTTGTTCAGGACAATTAATCTTCGAAGAAAACTTCAATTCGCTTAATCAAAGTCGGTGGACTGTGATTGAGCGCTTTTCAGACGCGCCA AGCTATGAATTTAACGTTTACATGAATGATCCAGATATCGTAAACGTAAAAGATGGTAATTTACACATTAAGCCAATTCTTACTTCAAACAAATACGGACGAGAATTCGTGATGTCTGGATCGCTTGTATTAAACGG CTGTACGGAAAAATTCCGTCCCAAGATTTGTGAGCAAAGTGCATTCGGCTCTTATATTTTGCCGCCAGTCATATCAGGCAGCATAAACACTAAAAAATCATTCGCTTTCTTGTATGGCCGCGTTCAGGTTCGCGCTAAGTTTCCACGCGGTGATTGGATTTACCCCA TAATCACTCTAGAAAGCATGCAGACGTCCACAGAAAACAAAATGGTTTTTCGCAAGATCCTTATTGGTTACTCAAATGGCAATCCTACACTTACTACGTCTAATGAAGAGGATATAAGTGGACACGTCCTTTCAGCGGGTACTCACGAGATCGACGCATCCCAAAATCCTGACATTCACAACCACTTTCCTAGGACAACTTCAACTTCGCTATGGTCAGATGACTATCATTTGTACGAGGTACAATGGAAGAATGGTCAAATCTCTGTTATAGTAGACGGCGTTACATATGGACTGCAAAATGTACTAGAACACTTTGATACACCA GTTTATATCAACGTGGGTGTAGCCGTCGGTGGTCACACGTCCTTTCCAAACCTGTGTAGAAGCGGAAGCTACGAGAAACCATGGAGAAATGCAGCAGTGAAG GCGCTCTACAACTTTTATCAAGCGCAAAGCAACTGGCTGGAAACATGGCAGCGAAGCGACATTGGCCTGCACATAGACTATATTAAAGTATGGGCTCTCTAA